The genomic window TCGACCTCACCTTCCTGGTGGCCGAACCGACCCGCAAGGGAGTCTCGGTCTACCGCCAGTACAAGGAGTACGCGCGGGACTTCGACGTACACCTGCGCGTGGTGGGCAACAAGGTCCAGGGCCCGGACGACCTGGACTTCCTGCGCCGGGAGGTGGGCGAGGACCTGGTGGCGACCTTCGGGCACTCGGAGTGGGTGCGCCGCCTGGAGCAGGGGGCCGAACCCCCGCTCAGCTCCCTGGAGACGGAGAACCGGGCCGTCCTGGAACTGCTGCGCACCGAGGCGGACGGGGCCTTCCCGCTCCGGGACCCGCGGCGGTACACCGCGCAGGCCGTCCACTTCCACCTGCGTAACGCGGAGAGTTGGGGCAACGCCAAGGCGGGCGTGGATCTGGCGACTCAGGTCGACCCGTCCTTCGTCCTGGGCTCGGCCGCCGCGCCGCACCCCGGGACCGAAGAACGCCTGCCCGACCAGGCATCGGCCGCGCAGGACGCCGCCGACCCGGCCGGTGCCACCGTCTGACACGGCACCCGGCCACCCCACCCGCCTCGCCCCGGGGCGCCAGACGGCGGGGCCGACGGTACGCACCCGCACCGGGCGCGTAGCGCCGGCCCCGCCGTCCATGCGTCAGCACGACCGCCGCAGGCCACTCTCAGGGGTGAATATCGCCCCGAGGACTCCCGCACACTCTTACGCTATGCAAAGCTTCCATTACTCACCGTTTACCAACTCTTGGTGCGGGAGATGGATGGGTCCGTGCGTCGCCACTCCTGCCGGGGCGACGCACCCGCGCCTGCCGGCGTGTCCCACACACCGTCCAGCCGCTCCAGGCGGCAGGACGGCCGAGCCGATCACCCACACCACCAGAGGACTTGACTGCGACAACGGACCAGACCGCGTCCGTTCCACGGAAGGACGGGAAGCCATGGCCCTCGACACACCCCCTCCCCCGCCGCGCACCGACGACTCCAGCGACAGCCACGCGCCGCCCCTCGGTGCGGCGCCGGGAGCGGCACGCCACCGCCGCCCCGCCGCCCAGGACCTGACCGCCTCCCTGGTGGTCTTCCTGGTGGCGCTGCCGTTCTCCCTGGGCATCGCGCTGGCCGCCGGGGCCCCGCTGACGGCCGGGCTGGTCGCTGCCGCCGCCGGCGGGATCACGGCCGGCCTGCTCGGCGGGACACCGCTCCAGGTGAGCGGCCCCTCGGCCGCGCTCACCGTGATCACCGCCGGGCTGATCACGCGGTACGGCTGGCAGGCCACCTGTGCGATCACCCTCGCGGCAGGGCTGCTCCAACTGCTGCTCGGCACGGTGCGGGTGGCCCGGGCGGCCTTGGCGCTGTCCCCGGCCGTGGTCCACGGGATGCTGGCCGGTGTCGGGATCACCATCGCGATCGCCCAGTTCCACGTGGTGCTGGGCGGTACGCCCCAGGGCTCCACGGTGGCCAACCTGGCGGCGCTGCCCGCCCAGCTGTCGGGTCCGCATCCGCCGGCGCTGATGGTGGGCCTGCTGGCCATCACCATCCTCTGCGGGTGGCCGAGGCTCCACCTGCTGCCCGGGCAGGCCGGTCGGCTGGGCGGCCTGCTCGAGCGCGTCCCCGCCGCGCTGGTCGCGGTGGCAGCCGGTACGGCGCTGGCCATGTTCTTCGACTTCCGGCTCGCGCGGGTCGAGCTCGCCTGGGGCCGGCACGACCTCGCCGCCCTCCCCCACGGAGCACCGCTCGCGCTGCTCGGTGCGGTCCTGACGGTCACCGCGGTGGCCAGCGTCGAGTCCCTGCTCAGCGCGGTCTCGGTCGACCGTCAGAGCGGCACGCCCGGCAACCTCGACCGTGAGCTGCGCGGCCAGGGCGCCGCCAACCTGGTCAGCGGCCTCCTGGGCGGTCTCCCGGTCGCCGGCGGGGAGATCCGCGGCTCGGCCAACGTCCGTGCCGGAGCCCGGAGTCGATGGTCGACCGTGCTGCACGGCTGCTGGCTGCTGGTGGCCGCCGTCGCGCTGACCGGCGGCCTGCGCTGGATCCCGCTCGCCGCACTGGCCGCCCTGGTCATGGTGGTCGGCATGCAGATGGTCGGCTTCGCACACATCCGCAGGGTCTACCGGCACCGCGAGTTCGCGGTCTACCTCGCCACTGTCCTCGGGGTGGTCCTGCTCGGAGTCCCGCTGGGGGTCGCCACCGGCGCGGCGGCGACCGCGCTGCTCGCCCTCTGCCGCTTGGCCTGTGCCCACCTCGAGGTGAGCGTCCAGCCGGACGGCTCCTACGAGGTGCGCACGCACGGCCCGTTGACCTTTCTCTCCGTGCCGAGGCTGACCAGGGCGCTGGCCGCGCCACCGGCCGGGGCGCGGGTGACGATCCTGCACGACGGCGCCTTCCTGGACCACGCCGCCTACGAGGCACTGCAGTCCTGGCGCGCCGACCACCTGGCGCGCGGCGGCCAGGTCACGATGCTGACCGTCCGCCAGGAGGGCGCGGTGCTGGACCCGGACGGGACGGTGCGCTCGGCCGGCAACCCCGGTCCGCACCGTTGCCGCGCCTGGACGCCCTGGGTCGGCCACCGCTGCATCGACCAGGAGGACGATCCGCACCGTCGCCTGCTCAGTGGCGTGCGCGGATTCCAGTCACACACCGCACCTCTGGTCCGCCCCGAGCTGGCCAGACTCGCGCGCGAGGGTCAGACGCCCTCGCAGCTCTTCCTGACCTGCGCTGACTCCCGGCTGGTCACCAGCATGATCACCAGCAGCGGCCCGGGCGACCTGTTCACCGTCCGGAACATCGGCAACCTGGTCCCCGTCCCCCACGAACCGGGCGCCGCCGACGACTCCGTGGCCGCCGCCGTGCAGTACGCGGTGGAGGTGCTGGAGGTGCGCAGCATCACGATCTGCGGTCACTCCGGGTGCGGCGCCATGAAGGCCCTGCTGAACGGTGTGCACGAGCAGCCCGGCCGCCCCACCCCGCTGGCCCGGTGGCTGCGCAACGGCCGCGGCTCACTGGCCCGGCTGGCCCGGATCCCGGCAGAGTTCGCCGACCGCCAGGTCAGCGATGAGGTCGAGCAGTTGGGCATCACCAATGTGGTGCAGCAACTCGACCAGCTGATGGCCAATCCCGCGGTCGAACGGCGCGTCCTGGACGGTGAACTGCAACTGGTCGGCATGTACTTCGACTTCGCCACCGCCCAGACCTACGTGCTCGACCGGGAGAGCGGACGCTTCAGCGCAGTGGCCGGCTCCCGCGAGATCGCCAGCGCCGCCTGACCGGCGCCCCACCCGAACCAGCGCCGCCCGACCGGCGCCGCCCGAACCCGGCGCTTGCCGAACCGGCGGCGCCTGAACCGACATCCGCCCGCATCAGCGCCGCGACGCTGCCCGAGCGCAGGGCCCAGGGCAGCGTCCCAGCGCCGTCATCAATGCGTGATCTTGTTGAAGA from Kitasatospora sp. NBC_01250 includes these protein-coding regions:
- a CDS encoding SulP family inorganic anion transporter: MALDTPPPPPRTDDSSDSHAPPLGAAPGAARHRRPAAQDLTASLVVFLVALPFSLGIALAAGAPLTAGLVAAAAGGITAGLLGGTPLQVSGPSAALTVITAGLITRYGWQATCAITLAAGLLQLLLGTVRVARAALALSPAVVHGMLAGVGITIAIAQFHVVLGGTPQGSTVANLAALPAQLSGPHPPALMVGLLAITILCGWPRLHLLPGQAGRLGGLLERVPAALVAVAAGTALAMFFDFRLARVELAWGRHDLAALPHGAPLALLGAVLTVTAVASVESLLSAVSVDRQSGTPGNLDRELRGQGAANLVSGLLGGLPVAGGEIRGSANVRAGARSRWSTVLHGCWLLVAAVALTGGLRWIPLAALAALVMVVGMQMVGFAHIRRVYRHREFAVYLATVLGVVLLGVPLGVATGAAATALLALCRLACAHLEVSVQPDGSYEVRTHGPLTFLSVPRLTRALAAPPAGARVTILHDGAFLDHAAYEALQSWRADHLARGGQVTMLTVRQEGAVLDPDGTVRSAGNPGPHRCRAWTPWVGHRCIDQEDDPHRRLLSGVRGFQSHTAPLVRPELARLAREGQTPSQLFLTCADSRLVTSMITSSGPGDLFTVRNIGNLVPVPHEPGAADDSVAAAVQYAVEVLEVRSITICGHSGCGAMKALLNGVHEQPGRPTPLARWLRNGRGSLARLARIPAEFADRQVSDEVEQLGITNVVQQLDQLMANPAVERRVLDGELQLVGMYFDFATAQTYVLDRESGRFSAVAGSREIASAA